ATAGTAAGCATTCACTGAACAcctgataaatgaaataaatgaaaactactATTTAACACACATTATCAGATTTTAAGTAATACTGATTGCATTAAGCTCCTctgtaattttttcaaaaagagaaacaatgtAATACAAAtccccattttaaaatgtttaaacatgACGGTTATCATGTAAATATGTAGGAATATATTCTTGTACTTAGAAAATATACACTGAACAACTGAGACATAATGGAAAATCATATCTGCATATTATTCCCAAATGGTTCAGAAAGGCCAATAATTGGGGAATCTGGGTGAAGGATATAAGGAGCTCTGTGTACTATTTCTGCTTTTATGTAAATCTGAAATTACAGGTCAAGCATCCTAAATCCGAGAATCAGAAATCCAAATGCTCCAAAAtcagaaactttttgagcaccaacatgatacTCAAAAGAGGTGCTCAGTGGAACACTTCAGATTTGAAATTTTGGATTTGGAATGCTTAACTGGTAAGTATAGTGCAAATATTCACAAATCCTAAAAAACCCCAAATCTAAAACACTTCCAGTcttaagcattttggataagggatactcaatctgtatttcatatatgtaaatacaaacacagaaaaccaaaaaccaaaacttACAAACAGCTGACAATCTCAGTGAGAAgctataggttaaaaaaaaaaaaaaaaaaaaaaaagattgcttctcggtcttttggctaagatcaagtgtttaaaaaaaaaaggtatataagaatttgaaaaggaacaaggatttttaaattaccaGCAACAATTATTAATAGAATGGCACATTTTTTATAGAGTTCCTctcaattttgtgttttaaaactgTGAACAATAAAGAAAGTTCAACTAATGAGAACTGCAATTTCTCCCTGTTGGTCTCTGAGCCAGAATACTGACCTGTGTGTAGGTGTAAGACCTTAGTGTGCATGGCTAATGATGCACGTAAGGGCAGTATCCTCCCATTAGCAAATCCTGATGCTGCAACATAGCACAAGAGGGACGGACTGAGTTATGGAGAATTCCTGGCACATCTGCTATCACTCCATGCCCTCTGCCCCTCCACTCAAGAAGGTATGTGAGAATGCAAGGGAGTGACAGGTGAGATAGCAATTTTAGAGGAATAGCCtttattctacttttagtttATGAAAAATGAGAAGTAAATCAATTGTCCACCTTGAAACAATGTAGACACCTTCCAGCTGTGAAGACACTGAGGTGGAACATGTTCAAGTGGTACTCAGCATCCACTCCCACTGTGCCATCAATATTATAGAGGTTACAAAGCTAAAAGCTACATGTCTTAGATTATTTTACAAGTAGGATTCTGGTTACAAATTAAGTGCTCACATGAGCTTTAAAAAGCAGAAacgggtcaggcacagtggcttgcgcctgtaatcccagcactttgggaggccaaggcaggcggatcacctgaggtgaggagttcaagaccagcctggccaacatggcaaaactgtctctactaaaaatacaaaccttgtctgggcacggtggctcatgcctgtaatcccagcactttgggaggccgaggcgggcggatcacgaggtcaggagttcgagaccagcctggccaacatggtgaaaccccatctctattaaaaatacaaaaaaattagccaggtgtgttggcgcacacctgtaatcccagctactctggaggctgaggcaggagaattgcttgaacccgggaggcggaggttgtagtgagcccagatcatgccactacactccagcctgggtgacagagtgagactctgtctcaaaaaaaacaaaacaaaaacaaaaattagccaggtgtggtgctacacacctgtagtcccagctactcaggaggctgaagcagaagaattgcttgaaactgggaggcagaggttgcaatgcgccaagattgcaccactgcactccagtctgggcaacagagtgagactccacctcaaaaaaaaaaaaaaaaaaaaaagggagaaatgggccaggcatggtggctcatacctgtaatcacaacactttgggaggctgaggcgggcagatcacctgaggtcaggagttcaagaccagcctggccaacgtggcaaaaccccacctctactaaaaataagaaaattggctgggcacagtggcgggtgcctgtaatcccagctactcaggaggctgaggcaggagaattgtttgaagctgggaggcggaggctgcagtgagccgagatcacactactgcactccagcctgggcgacagacaagactccgtctcaaaaaataaaataaaataggcagaaATGAGGCCTAGCCATCTCCCTCCACTTTGGTTGTTCTCTGGTGGCAAGCAAAGCCATTTGGGAGATGCCAGTCCCAAAATTCTGCTTCACTGCTGTTGCAATGGGGGCCAGACTTCATGTTCCCATCTCTAGGCAATTGTGGTGGCAGCTTTCTATGCCAAGGATCATTGCTATAGCAGTATGTTCTTAAATTTAATATCCTCATTACCCATTGTCCCAACTGGGGCAGTGGTTACAGCTCTTCCTGCAAGTTGGTTTGTGGTACTGTGGAGGCCTGGCTAAGAGCTGCACCTTCATCCTTTCTTAAGATTATGTAAACCCCTAATTTCTATATTAagtattttcctctttaaaacatCCCCAGTAGTTTCTGTTTCTCAACACTGTTTGATAAATTATACCATATCACTGAAGTGGTGGCTCAAGTATTAGGCAATCAAACACTCATAGCAATCCATGTCCATGAAGATATTTGTGTCTCTCCTTGTTATAGAACATTTGCAACTTATGTTTTTTGTAACAGAAAGCATCTGCATCCATTTCAAAGCCACACCTAGAGAAGACATTAATAACTGCCAACATGTATGTATGGAAtactttacagtttataaaatagTTTCACACACATTGCTTAATTTCATGCTTCTGTGAGTTAAGGCAGGTTTTACAGTGACACAGCTGATGTAGTAGAGTTTTGCTTGGGGTTTTATGATGGTAAAACAGATTTAGAGACTACTGCTGGAAAAAATGTCATggcttgaaaatattatttaatgactCATAAATTATGAATCTGTaatagggagtttttttttttttttttttttttttgagatggagtcttgctcttgtcgcctaggctgtagtgcaatggcacaacctcggctcactgcaacctctgcctcccaggttcaagtgattctcctgcctcagcctgccaaatagctaggattacaggcgcccgccaccatactcggctaatttttttgtatttttagtagagaagaggtttcgccatgttggccaggctagtctcgaactcctgacctcagatgattcgcctgccttggcctccgaaagtgctgggattacaagcgtgagccatagCGCCCAGCCAAAACTAGTTTTTTTAATGCATGAAAACTATGATTACTTTATGCATTTATGCAATtactttatgattttctttatgcATGAATACTATGATTACTATATTCAGTATGAAGCTTCAAATActcaaaaagggaaaagaaaaactagaaaatcgtATGAATAACAAATCAGCACCAGGGTCAATTTGGGAAGGGTGAGAGGGAAGAAAGAGTTAGCTTGATAACCTTAGACCCAAGCTCCCAAAGACAGAACCTAGAGAGACAACGAACTACCTAGGCTAAGTAATCAGGAATTTTAGTGAAAGGCAAATATTAGCTTCTTAGCTCCTACTAATGAGCTCTACAAGGTTTTGAATGCAAGCCATTGTTAAAAATGAACATCAAGAAGTTAGTTCTTAACTCTTCTCAGCAACATGTGACTATGTAAGATATTCTCAAGCTCTTTCCAAATTCTCACCAGTATTTGCAAAGTCAAGCCAAGAGGCTGAAGCTGGTAACCATCACTGCACACTTTCCTCCTCAATCAATCCTCCACCAAGTAGGAAGGAGGTATATCGATATTcgaacatttttaaaagggtaCAAGGTTGCCTGACCCTGTTTACTAAAAAGCACTAGTTATTGCTGACATTGTACTTGTTATAACTTACTTAGTCATTATTGGACATTACTGAATTATCGTTACTACTATAAAAAGTtcaggccgagtgcagtggctcatgcctgtaatcccagcatgttgggagacCCAGGCTGGcagattgcctgagatcaggagttcgagaccagtctggccaacatggtgaaaccccctctctactaaaaatacaaaaaaattagcccgacgtggtggcatgcgcctgtaatcccagctacttgggaggctgaggcaggggaattgcttgaaccagggaggtggaggttgcagtgagccgagatcgcgccactgcactccagactgggtgacaaaagcgagacctcgtctcaaaaaagaaaaaaaaaaaaaaaaaagctcaatttGTTGgaagtttcatatttttaatccagtttttaaaaaattttaagtaaaagagcagtttatttttatgctttaaatatacttttcttttcttagatATACCTGTAAATTTTGTATTATAGTTTCTCTATGATGTATGTCTTTAGACCATTTTATTTTGACAAAAAAGACTctgatggctgggcgcggtggtgcacgcctgtaatcccagaactttgggaggccgaggtaggcagattgcctgagctcaggagttcgaaaccagcctgggcaacatggtgaaaccccatgtctacaaaagacacaaaaattagccaggcatggaggcacttGCCTGTAaccgcagctacttgggaggctgaggcagaataatcgcttaaactcaggaggcggaggttgcagtgagccgagatcatgccactacactccagcctgggtgacagagtgagatttcgtctcaaaaaaaaaaaaaaaaaaaagtctgaaataaaCATGGTGAAAGTATCACATGGGAATTATTCTGGAAAGCAATTTAGAAATCTGTTCCAAGGccttaaaaatgttcatatcCTTTAACCCAATAATCTGACATCCtcagaaaaactagaagaaatgatAAGACATTTGAGGTGTAGAGGCAATATAAGAATTGTTCATTgcaatattaattataatagcAGAATTCAAAAGGCTCACATATAAATTATGCCACATCcattcattttatgaaatatcATGCAGCCTGTTACAAAGACTATTTACTGTCATAGGAAATGAGTACAACACTTACAAGGTAAGTGTGTATATGTCACAGAAAAAGAATGTGCCAAAATACTAACATCAGTCACTGAAGGAGGTGAGagtatgctttcttttttttttttgagacagagcctcgctctgtcgcccagactggagtgcagtggtgtgatctctgctcactgcaagctccacctcccgggttcatgccattctcctgcctcagcctccagagtagctgggactacaggtgcctgccaccacacccagctaatttttgtgtattttttagtagagacggggtttcactgtattagccaggatggtctccatctcctgacttcgtaatctgcctgcctcggcctcccaaagtgctgggattgcaggcatgaactaccgcgcccagccttttttttttctttttgagacagtatctcgctctgtcacccaggatagagtgcagtggcacaatctcggctcactgcaacctccacctctgggttcaaacgattctcctgcctcagcctccaaagtagctgtgattacaggtgtgcaccaccatgcccaactaatttttttgtatttttagtagagacaggctttcgccatgttggccaggttggtcttgaactcatggcctcaagtgatctgcctgcctcagcctcccaaagtgctgggattacagacatgagccactacgcctggccatgtatgctttaatttctatatttcttttctcttttttttttttttgaggcggagtttcactctgtcacccaggctggagtgcagtggggtgatctcagctcactgcaacctctacctcctgggttcaagcgattcttctgtctcagcctcctgagtagctgggattacaggtgcccatcatcatgcctggctaatttttgtatttttagtggagacagggtttcgccatgttggccaggctggtcttgtactcctgaccctcctgacctcaggtgatccgcccacctcagccttccaaagtgcagggattagaggcgtgagccaccgtgcccagccaattttgatatttcttaaaataaaatttttagaatgttAGTTTTTCTAATTAAGTagatttaagttattttttattatttatttatttatttatttgagatggagtttcactctttttgcccaggctagagtgcaatggcacgatctcggctcaccgcaacctcgcctcccgggttcaagtgattctcctgcctcagcctctcaagtagctgggattacaagcatgcgccaccacgcctggctaattttttgtatttttagtagagatggggtttctccatgttggtcaggctggtcttgaactcctgatctcaggtgatctgcccacctcagcctcccaaagtgctgggattacaggtgtgagccaccgcgcctggccttagatttattttttacattaactAGATAATTGATGATATAGAATTACAattaattattatgattattattttatgacaATAGCATTTaactatgttaaaaataaagctaatatattttagagacacATATTAAAATGGTTATAGAATAATATGATGATTGAGATTTGTTACAAAATAATCCAAACTTGCAGGTGGGACAGTGGAAAGAATGGGAGATGGGAGTATTATAAAACGAGAttgggccgggctcagtggctcatgcctgtaatcccagcactctgggaggccgaggcaggtggatcacttgaggtcaggagtttaaggccagcctggacgacatggtgaaatcccgtgtctactaaaaatacaagaattagccaggcatggtggtgtgtacctgtaatcccagctacttgggaggctgaagtgggagaatcgcttgaactcaggaggcagaggttgcagtgagcagaaattgtgccattgcactccagcctgggcaacagagcaagactccatctcaaaaaaaaaaaaaaaaaaaagcaagattggCCGTGTGCTAGTATTTGTTGAATCTGGGTCATAAACAGGAGTATGctagtttttctacttttgtatAAATTTGgagtttattataataaaaaagttaattttgaaacttaaaagtaaaaagcacTAATAAGCACTACTTTGAAATTTAACATATAATTAGCCATTAATCTATACTGAATAAAGACTAGAAATATCTCACATTAAGAGGATGTCAGCTGATCAGAATTTTCCTTCATCTACTTCTGAGTTgtgacttaaaaacaaaacagaaaaaaaggtaaatattttcttcattataccATCAAATGTAAAATGAGCCAATATTTATAGGTGCTGCTAATATACTGTCAATTATGACTGTAAGATGCTTCTCAATTTCAGAGACATTGAAATGTGAAACTATGTGCATCTCAGAATGGATGAAATACAGCAAATAGTAAGTCAGATTGAGCTATGACTCTGTTTTCTGACCTAGGATCAGTGGGTCTGATTATTTATCTTGTAATCTTTAAcatgaagttttctttctctttttttttgagacgaagtctcgctcttgtcccccaggctggagtgcaatggcgttatctcagctcactgcaacttctgcctcccagattcaagcgattctcctgtctgagcctcccaagtagctgggattacaggcacccaccaccatgcccggctaatttttgtatttttagtagagatgaggtttcaccatgttggtcaggctggtcttgaattcctgacctcaggtgatccacctgccttggcctcctaaaatggtgggattacagacgtaagccaccgtgcccagccttttatttttctttaaaaaaaaaaagtgggggacaAAAGTCTGAATGATAgttacttgaaaagaatgtattttcaTATGGTGGAATTCCTATTTAGCAAGCACTTACAAGGCTGGGCACAAGGTAAGGTTTTAGGAGTTGATCCAGATTTATGGTTTGCATCCATTCCCCTGATGCTAACAGGCTTACAGGACTGCCTGAAGCGGCCATGAGCAGCTAAATGAACTACCACGTCTATTTGGGAATGCGCTCCCATACCTCCAAAGCTGTTTTTCGTACTGATTGGTAGAGGAATTTTGCAGGGTTAATCAGGTAAGCAAGAAGTACATCCAAAGGATCAATTGGCATTCTTCTTGTCTTgtcctaatttcatttttcttttaataaatgaaattttataaggTTTCCTTCactcagtttaaaaaatttatccagTATTGGGgcaaggtttttttgtttcatgttatttgccgtaaatttttatttttatttatatatatatacatatatttttggagacggagtctcactctgtcacccagtctggagggcagtggtgcgatctcggctcactgcaacctccacgtcccgggttcaagcaattctcctggctcagcctcccaagcagctgggactacaggcgcacgcttccatgcccagctgattcttttgtatttttagtagagatggggtttcactgtgttgcccaggctggtctcgaactcctgacctcaggcaatctgcccgccttggcctcccaaactgctagcatcacaggcgtaagccaccgtgcccgtcctatttgctgtaaatttttaaaaaatacattcaaatattCACAGGATTCAGGCAGTAACCATTTACAAATAgacaaaatagccaaagcaaataTTAAACATGCTACTTTAACTTGTACCAACTACTTTACTTTTCAAAGTAGGCTTCTCGTCTCTTCCGAAGCTCTTCTGAAGTAAGATTTGTACCTGATGTCTGTGTCATATCTTGAGATATGTTTCTGGAACTacctgaaaacaaaacacaacacaacaaaaaccAATCACTGTATTTACCAATTCAAGCAACAATATGTTTGTTTATACTCATTTGAGTAAGCCTTTAAAACGTTTTCTCTTTAAGAATATTCTActcttctggctgggcgtggtggctcacacatgtaatcccagcactttgggaggccaaggcaggtggatcacctgaggtcaggagttcaagaccagcctggccaaaagggcaaaaccctatctctactaaaagtacaaaaaattagctgggcgtggtggtaggcgcctgtagtcccagctactcaggaggctgaggcaggagaatcgcttgaacctcggaggcaggggttgcagtgagccaagatcactgcactccaggctgggcgacagtgagactctgactcaaaaaaaaaaaaaaaaaaaaagaaagaaaaaaaaaaaagaaagaaatctaaagCTGATTTCTGTCCCTGCTAATCCAGCAGGACTCTATTAATCAAAAATGGGATTGCACACCATATGGAGTACTCAGAGGCATGCATAGAGGCAAGAAAAGTTCAGGATAAAAATAATCTTCCCATTAatgaaatttcaattttatttagatatCTAAGGAAATCAACTGATAAATAATTTCATTAGAAAGTAGAAGCAAATACATatgagttagaaaaaaataaaacaaaaaacccacttcAAACTTTTAATTAAGCTACTTTGAGCTAtgtcttaacatttttctttgccTAGATTGTCTAGGGGATATGTTTTCGCTTTTCTCTATTGATAGTTTATATCACTAAAAAACTGGGCCCACCAAAGTGGGCTTACGGTTTAAGTTGCATAGCCAATAAATGTTGGGTTTTTGTAAAATCAGTTTATATTCCCTGTCCAGGCCCTTCCATAGTGTCTAATGGCACATATTTATGTAACAGCTGATTTGGATAAGGGTCAACTGATACCCACaaagattaaaaccacaatttaCTATTGTGTTAGTACAGTGTTGAAACCAAATAAAATAACCAGGAGTAAAAATATAACTACTCCTAATAAAATATAGGTTGTAAAAAGTGATTTCCATTATAAGAAATCTAAAGGGAAAGCCCACTATATAGCTATTGCTTCTGCAGTAATTGTCAAAACACCTCTAAGAGTACATTAACTTCCATGAAATCTAAGAATAATTGGAATCAATTCTTCAGCAATGAATACAACACACATCAGAATGTCTTTACCTTGCATACTTAGCTGAATAGCCCTGCGGAGATCTGCTTCCTCATCTTCCATGTCAATTTCTTGGCGACTTAGTGCCAGAGCCCTCTGCAAATCCTCCTCATCTTCGTCTAACATTCCTGAGCCATCATTTGCTTCTAACACTCGTTCCAGGTCTGTTTTATGGACTCTAAAGAACAAAAGCACTGGTAATAACTGCAACCAATCTTCTATTTTAGACATAACATAAAGGCATTTGTAATGTAAAGGCTTTAAGTAAGtcaaaacttaaaatgttttctggCAAATAAGCTCTAGTAATATAATGATTGTGTTGCAATTTGAATccaactaagttttttttttccgtttctttttttttttttttttgagacagggtctgactctctcgaccaggctggagtgcggtagtgtgattatggctcactgtagtctctaCCTCCCCAGTTTCAGGTGatccttcttcctctgcctcccaagtagctgggactataggcatacaccaccacatctggctaatttttgtactatttgtagagatgaggttttgccatgttgcccaggctggtctcgaactcctgggttgaagcaatcagcctgcctcagcctcccgaagtgctaggaatATACCATACCAGCTAACTAAGttaatatatttaagtatttcaAAGAGTTGATTCAAGTTTAAACTAATAAACTTCACTAAAATATAAGGTCCAAAATAGAGTCGCCAACAACACAAGGACCACATATTCAATCTAAGCATGaaaatttaattctcataatgaAATACTACCATATATTCCATACTGCAGGCCTCATTTTTACCTTTGCTCTTTTAGTTGTGCTAATTCTTCTCCAATAAGTTTTGGTCGATGCATCTGTTGGACCCTAATCATCTGCAGGAGTTGGTCAGCTTCGCAATCTGGCAGATCACCCTTAACGACAAATATAGaataacctaaaaaaaaaaggcaaaaatcaacCTAACCAGTTAGTAAAGAGATTCAAAATTGATGTAAAACACTAGTAGATAAAAAGGCAGCACAGAacactggaaaaaaatacaagCTGAGGATTCAGAAAGACTTTAGTCCAAATAATGATTCTTATACTTACTAGTAAAGTCGTCTAAGGTAAGTTACTTAaagtctctgagcctcactttctccATTGTAAGACTGGAAGAGCCGTCTCATTGAgtgactgtgagaaataaatatgtcTGTAAAGGGCCCTACTAATATAGTACTTGACTGAGCAGGCTACTCACTTACTGTTGTCAGAGTGGGTAACAGCAACTGATTTAGAATCAGACTGCCTGCATCTGATCCCAGTTCTCCCACTTCCTAGCTGCATTTGTCTTGGTTTCTACTGTTAAACATATGATACTAGTACcttcctgtgatggttaatattatcaacttgattggattgaaggctACAAattattgtttctgggtgtgtctgcgagggtgttgccaaaggagattaacatttaagcCAGTGAACTGGGAGAGGTAGACCCACCCTCAAACTGGGTGgtcaccatctaatcagctgccagctcagctagaataaagcaggcagaaataaGAGTGTGGAAGTACTAGACTTGCtgagccttcatctttctcccatgctggatgcttcctgccctcaaacatcagactccaagttcttcatcttttggactcttgaacttacaccagtggtttgccaggggctctcaggccttttgccacagactgaaggctgcactgtcagcttccctacttttgaggttttgggacttggactggcttcctggttcctcagcctgcagagagcctattgtgggacttcaccttgtgatcatacGAGTCGATACTCCTTAATACATtacccttcatatatacatctaccttattagttctgtccctctagagaaccctaatacacttactcacagggctgctgtgaggacacAGATAATGTGTGCAATAACTAGTAACATGGCTAAAACTAATCATCTGCGGAAAGAGCTACCCCCACCCTGACCCACACATGTACACCCCTTGTAACTAAAAATAGGGGCTGGGAAGCCAAATACCTAAAAGCTATTTAAGGTGTCAAACGTGTGGTTTGCATCCCAAAAGAATTACATTAGTCTAGTGTGACTGTGTCTAAATATGATTCCAGAAATCCAGGGTTTCCCCAAGCTAGATGCTACACACAAAAACCAAGGATGGGCTATACCTAAAACAATCTAACTGATTTAAGTTTctctatcattaatttttttttttttttaatttgagatggagtctcactctgtcacccaggctggagtgcagtggtgcaatattagctcactgcaacctctgcctcccaggaggttcaagcgattctcctgcctcagcctcctgagtagctgggattacaggcacccaccaccacacccagttaatgtttgtatttttaggagaggcagggtttcaccatgttggctgggctggtctcgaactcctgacctcaggtgatctgcccacctcggcctcccaaagtgctgggattacaggtgtgagccaccgcgcctagcacatttttcttaaactttGGTGTTTGTTATTGGATATCCTTTGTTGGATTAACACATAATGGGACAAAGATTATAAGAACTATTAATGGAAAACCTCAAAATagtatgttgaacattttttatgagGACAACTGTATTCAGAGTTTAGACGGTTTAATGTGTTTTCTGCCAGTAAAATTGTTTCTGTATTGTATAATAAATATG
This genomic stretch from Homo sapiens chromosome 14, GRCh38.p14 Primary Assembly harbors:
- the ATXN3 gene encoding ataxin-3 isoform r (isoform r is encoded by transcript variant r), producing the protein MESIFHEKWFNLNSLLTGPELISDTYLALFLAQLQQEGYSIFVVKGDLPDCEADQLLQMIRVQQMHRPKLIGEELAQLKEQRVHKTDLERVLEANDGSGMLDEDEEDLQRALALSRQEIDMEDEEADLRRAIQLSMQGSSRNISQDMTQTSGTNLTSEELRKRREAYFEKQQQKQQQQQQQQQQGDLSGQSSHPCERPATSSGALGSDLGDAMSEEDMLQAAVTMSLETVRNDLKTEGKK
- the ATXN3 gene encoding ataxin-3 isoform u (isoform u is encoded by transcript variant u), with the protein product MIRVQQMHRPKLIGEELAQLKEQRVHKTDLERVLEANDGSGMLDEDEEDLQRALALSRQEIDMEDEEADLRRAIQLSMQGSSRNISQDMTQTSGTNLTSEELRKRREAYFEKQQQKQQQQQQQQQQGDLSGQSSHPCERPATSSGALGSDLGDAMSEEDMLQAAVTMSLETVRNDLKTEGKK